The genomic segment AGTAGACATATACAACTGGTGATTAGGGGTTGCAAGTAGACATTGCTTGTTTTTAAGGGTTCAAAAGCCAaacagtttgggaaccactgagacacagacaaagaaaaggCAACATTTGTTTTCTGCTTTGAGAGctaagtataaaaaaaataagtaacatAATCCTTTTATATTTTAGAGGCTCCTATTTCAACCCCGAGCATACCTTCATGTGTAATTAGGGGATGTGAAGTCGTGCCAGACAGTTAAAATGTGACTAAATGTCATTTAGAGGCATGTTAGAATTGTGCTAAATACTGCATTTTCTTccattatgtatttatttttatttttctctggaGGAATTTATATATAATGTGGTATATATGGGATAAATCTGggcaaaatatttaaaacatggATCCAGGCTGGTGTTGGatgcaataaataaaacaaaagctgcTAGCTGACTCTTCAAAAGTTTAACTCTACATCTACGCCTCATCTTTTAAGAAAAAGATCAAAGAGTGGAGAGAGAAATGTACATTTGTCCCTCACCGTCCCTGTATCCATCTACTctgccttttctctctcttcatccaCATTCTGTTATATTCTCTCCATCTTATCCATTTCCTCCACTATCACAGCTGTGTTCTATCTCCCTCATTCTTATCTCTATTTGCAAGAGTTCTCTCAATGTCTCCTCCTCACGTCCTCTCTTCTTCATCACAGCTCGTCCCGTGCGCTCCAGTTCTCCAGTTCAGACTGCAGTACGTCAGAGTTCTGGGCCTCAAAGCTCAGCTCCCCTTGCTCCTGAGTTTTCCTCGACTTGGCTCGGTCCCAGTCGGTTTTGACAGTCTCGTTGTCCCACACAACCGATGTTTCCGTGTCACTGATGTAGCCCTGGTCTCCCGTGTAATGGGTCGGATACACCAGAAGCGGCTCGGCAGAAAACGCGTGCAGGTCCCGACTCTCAAAGTGGTCCATGTACTCTGAACTGATGAGTGAGAGGAGCGGGGATGTGATTAGATTGACCATAGCGccgacaaaataaaaaaataagaaacacATAAAAGGAACAGAAAGAAGATGAAGGGGCGGACGGGTTATACTCACACTGGATGTTTGTTGTACATGACAGGGAGGAACTCATCGACAGGTAGCAACTTGGTCAGAGGTTCGGCCCTGAGGAGCTTCTGCGCTCCTTGTAATGACAACATGTAGCCGAGTGTCCAGTAGGAGTAGTCTGCCTCCACCAGATTGTGGATGTTTGGTACAGACTTCTCTTGGTGGTCCACCTGCATCCGCTTCCGCCCGATGTAACTGTATTTAGTATTTAAgataaaaaagacaagaaatatcAAGAGCACTAAACTTGGAGCTAAATTGACTAAAATCAAGTCATTTAAACAGAATTGATGCAGTCAGTGAATGATCAAAGCACTGCACTTTGCCACTGATGCTGAATTTATCCAAAATGTACCTAAAATCCTGAATTGATTTAAACTGTTGAACGTAttataacatatataatatcATCTTTAGCCTAAACTTGCTATTAGTGGTGGATGTAACAGAATTCTAAGCGGAGCGAATGGATGTTTCTTATCAAAACACTCCTTGAGTCCAATACCCATACTACCATACTATTTAGTATGCCAGAAAAATATTTAGTATGTCACAATAAATAGTATATCAAATGCAGTATGCCAAAAATACCAGGATGTTCTACTGCATCCAGTCATGCAAGCCAGCATGCTTTTCTGGCCAACCACAATCCTTGATGCAGCGTACTGTATATGAGCAAAATTCAAGGCGCATTGTTATGAAGAAGTAGTAAGTCCCAATTGTatgcatactgcatgcaacagtATATACTCTGTCAGGGCAGCTGCAGTGCatactaaaactaaaaaaaaaactaaaaaaaaatgtggtacCTTGAATGCAGCCTTTGTAAACGTCTATGCAGAAAATGATAAGTACTTTTAATTTCTGAAATGACTTCTCTACGTCTGATATTCTATGACAGTGATCAGTCTGAATGTGAAAATGCCGGAGTGGCTCAGTAGTGTAATGCTAAGAGGCATAATTCCCACAAGTGTTTACAGCATGTGATCAGTGGTGTCTGAGATATCACGTGTGACAGATGGACGGATTTCACTGAAGGGGAGCACGATAATCCTCTCTGTTTACTACATCGTGTTGTACGTCACTCACATGAGATCCCAGTTCAGCTTGTGTGTCGTCACCTCCTGCAGCAGCGTCTGGAGACGCCGCTTGAAGAACACCTCAAAGCGGAGGTCATCCTCGATGACCAGGGAGGTCTGCAGACCACGATCTACTATCTGCGCTCAcgcagaaacacatacacataaattgTAGTGCATTACAGTGCTGCTGAGATGATGGTGAGATGGCAAAAGCATTAGTGTGATGGAGAAGTTTCTTAAATCCTCAACTGGTTCAAAAATATAACATATACTTTTAAATTAAAagtatatattagggctgtcaaaatgaatgcgaTAATAACGAGTTAACGCTAATTCCTTTTAATGCCACACCTTTCTTTAAACGTGCGATTAACGCACGCACGTTTAAGAACTCAGGAagctgcagcagtaacattGTGTTGCCAACTTGGCGACTTTCTCACTAGATTTAGTGACTTTTCAGACCCTCTTAGTGACGTACTGTATAAATCTATAAACGATCTAATCTATGCAAATGAATATATTTCTGGTTTAATTCATTCTCATGCAGTCCACAGATACTAGTTTAAACACTTAACAGcgcttctctctccccctctgtccTATTTCAAAGCAGCACTGCGCAGACAGTCAGtagggggggtgtgtgtgggcttttggtgttttttgcccccaacgtctccttccaggcagcgcggcaatggttatgtttagggttaaggttagggttagctgcctggaaggcgccgttggaggcaaaaaacaccattgagcgtgtgtgtgtgtgtgtgtgtgtgtgtgtgtgtgtgtgtgtgtgtgtgtggatggctagcagaaacaaagatccttgagcagaaatggataaataaaaaggtctttttgaatggcaagtttttcaaagcccttccagatggttctctccacaaAAGTTATGTGAATGTGCTATATACCAAGTGAGCaccaaaaacttgaaaaaaatatcCTTTTTAAAGTAAATTTAGAACAGATTCGAAAATGTGCAATTAGTTTGCGCTCAATCGCTAGTTAACAAGGACGCTCATGCGATGAATCgccattaaacattttaatcaattgacagccctagtatatatatatgtattctttgtaaaaaaaaaatcaatcaagcTCATGACTCTCACCAAGCTGCCTCTCCTCACACAAAGTGAGTTACTGTGTTTTTCGGTAGTAAACGTTATCTACCATGCACAGGTAGACCCAGAGGCCTGAGGCCTGTCCAAGCGTCTCACCTCCTTCCAGATGTTGTAATGAGAGAGGAAACAACCCAGTTCACCTTTGGTGAGAGGCCGACCATGATAAGGGTCTTTGTAACCCGGCAGCATCTTAATCCTCATAGACTCTATATCAGTCTTGTTCAGAGCTCtgagggaaagagaaaggatAAACAAAgagattataaaaaataaattgtgtgtgtaaaaatagAATTATAACATAAGGCATGCATGTGTTGCAAGGTTTTTCTATTAATTCTTACCATTTTATATTAAGATGACAGAAAGCCCAATCAACTATGTAAAACATGACGCTACCTACTGAATGGATAGCCTACACAGAGATTAgagtaatatttttatattttactcaCCGATGAGCTAAAGACTATGTGGTTCAGAGAAAGTGTAACTGACAGCATGCACCCACTACTTTTCACTTGGTTGTTTGTCTCAGCTCAGCCTCCCTACATCAATCTACACTGCGTGTTGCAGAGGCACAAATCAAGAAGACACAGGCAGTGGGGGAGGAAGAAGATGAGAAACGTACTTGCCATCCACAGCGGCAACAACCTTACAGCTGAGCTGCTGCTCATACAGAGTTCTTAGCATTCGCTCGCGACGGTCAGATCTCCGCACCAGATTTATCATAAACACCTGGgtgcacacaaatgcaaaacctcacacacatgcgtaggttattgtgtgtgtgcctaaTTGTGTATGCGATTGAGTGTTTGTACCTCATCAAAGCCCATCTTGTTAGGCTGCTTGGGAGGAAGAGACAGGAAGCTGGAGGGCTCCAGTGGAGGATCTTTCACTTTCAAAGAAAAAACGACGGGAAGGTTACAAAGAGAATGTGTAATGTGGTggaacagtggttcccaaaatGTGGTTCAGGGATACACAGGGGTCTTCAGGAGATTTCCATTTACATGCTAGAAATTTAGCAAGATGAGTATGTAAAGATGACTATTATAATACTAATATTATTAGTATTCATTATGTAGGTTTCCCAGCCCATCCTACTGGTGTTTCCTCACCTACGATGCATACAGTAATGCTGCACAAAGACTATAGTACACAGTAGTATAATGTTGTGACAAGGTGATATTAAACAAAAGACAATTTCAGTAGGAACCTAACTTAACTCTAATAACATGGAATCTATTTTTCGAGTCTTTGGTATGAACATTTTGGGAGTCCCTGAATTATAAGGCACACTCTGTTTCTTCTCctgttgtactgtatgtctcATCTGAACAGCTTTCCATGCTTAATTGCCAACTtcataaacagaaaaaaactcaCTGCAGAAACATTTTAGCAAGATTCATTTTGTCGTGTAGCAAAAGTGGACATTGTCCAATAGTTTTTAGGCATAGGCATACAGGATATTGTGTTGCTATGGTAGAACCTCAGCACTTTATAACTAAATATAACTTTAGGCTACTTCCGAAAAACCTGTCTTGCATTTCCATTATGGGTACAGCAAAAGAATATTTAGTTCAGCTTAACACAAGTTGGGAAAATCAAATACATGCAAAACATGCAGAACAGCACACCATGACATTGCAAGTTAAGATAAGAGTGGAGTAACAACAGATCAGTATATTCCAAACTAACAAACTTCCATTGTACAAAGAGACCTAATCAGGTGTAATCACCGCCTGGTGTCTGGGTAAGTGCCTAATCACAAGCAAACTCACAGCCTTTTGCTAAAACTGTGGAACACAAAGAGATCATTCTGATCTTTGCGAGTGCTCTTTGACCTGTTGACTCACCCATGACCTCAAGCTGAGTATGCACGAAGCTCTCCGCCTCATCCTGTAGGGTGCCGTGGGAGCGCATCGGAACTGGGAAAAACCCATAAGTCTCTTTGTTGCACACGTACATCTGCACACCTGAGAAgataaaagtgagaaaaaaaaacacgcttACGCTTTGTTGCTGAtgcaacagtgtgaatttccccattgtgggaataataaaggattttgaatcttgatTCTTGAATACAAAACATGTCACGAAAGACATTAAGCAGCCCTCCAGATAACAAGTCTACCTCCGTTGCATTTGTCTCACCTGCCATGCGAGCTGAGTAGGCAAAGACGATGACATCATCCAGGGCCCAGCTGTACTCAGGGTGTGGTGGATAAAAAGCCAGCTGACGGGAGGCGTCTTTCTGTAGGTCCACTAGGTAGGTGGAGTGGACCATCGGTACGGCAAAACAGCCAAGACGTTCCTGCTTACGGATAGGCATGTAGGCTGGTGTACGCTTGTAGTAACCCTGTAGTGAGTACACAGTGTCAGGTGTCAGGTTACTCTCAATTTTCTTGTGTCCAACTTGTTTCCCAAATTTCTCAAGTGAAGCTTGATCTGAGATATTTGACCGAGATTTGATTGAGAAAATTGTCTGCCGGAAGTCTACATCTGTGTGTCAGTTACAGGAAGAAGACATATCTAAAACTTCATAAGTTActaataaattacaaaaaacattttggttttaattGTGAAAAGTACATGACTGAGACTAAGTAATGCTGACTTATAAGAAAAGATACTAGCAGACATTGGGTGTTGCCTTTTGGCTACAGGCCCATTAACTTTCCCAAAAGAATTGTTCTTTGCAGGAATCTGAGAGGTAGATTCTTGGTTGgattggttttattttgtgcTGGAGGACAGACAACATCCATATGTCTGCTCTGATTTGAAAAGAAGCAAAGCTGAGTACTTAAAGACATCCTGTCTCAGCAGATCACAGACAGAACAGTATCCGAGActaacacatacagtacgttATG from the Perca flavescens isolate YP-PL-M2 chromosome 2, PFLA_1.0, whole genome shotgun sequence genome contains:
- the LOC114567883 gene encoding procollagen galactosyltransferase 1; amino-acid sequence: MPRVTSLLSALLFVLLPGSSWGYFPEERWSPESPLLAPRVVVALVCRNSAHSLPLFLGAIERLNYPKDRIALWVATDHNIDNTTAILRDWLVKVQNDYHYVEWRPEDEPSSFEDEEGPKHWNNLRYEHVMKLRQAALETAREIWADYLLVADCDNLLTNTDMLWKLMSENKTIVAPMLESRAAYSNFWCGMTSQGYYKRTPAYMPIRKQERLGCFAVPMVHSTYLVDLQKDASRQLAFYPPHPEYSWALDDVIVFAYSARMAGVQMYVCNKETYGFFPVPMRSHGTLQDEAESFVHTQLEVMVKDPPLEPSSFLSLPPKQPNKMGFDEVFMINLVRRSDRRERMLRTLYEQQLSCKVVAAVDGKALNKTDIESMRIKMLPGYKDPYHGRPLTKGELGCFLSHYNIWKEIVDRGLQTSLVIEDDLRFEVFFKRRLQTLLQEVTTHKLNWDLIYIGRKRMQVDHQEKSVPNIHNLVEADYSYWTLGYMLSLQGAQKLLRAEPLTKLLPVDEFLPVMYNKHPVSEYMDHFESRDLHAFSAEPLLVYPTHYTGDQGYISDTETSVVWDNETVKTDWDRAKSRKTQEQGELSFEAQNSDVLQSELENWSARDEL